From the genome of Triticum aestivum cultivar Chinese Spring chromosome 1A, IWGSC CS RefSeq v2.1, whole genome shotgun sequence:
AAAATGCACAATACCTCACTGCATTCACAACAATAAAAATTACTAGAATGAATTGATGAATAACAACTGTAAAAAATAGTACAGAAAATTATGTttcacaaattcaaataactaCAATAAAAAATTGCATCTTCAACATACTGAACTTGCATATTACAATAGCAAGATTCATTTTAGGATTGATAAGTGCAAACCAAATCAAACTACATGTAATATAGAATACCCAACTGTATTCACAACCAAAACTATACTTGAATGAAATTGATCAATAACAACTGGATAAAAAGTACAGGAAATACCTAATTCAATTGAACTTCACACTACCTCACTGTACAATTAAAAATTTGCATGAACATCAAACTAAACTTGCACGCATTTTACAACAgcaagatagatagatagatatctaGAAAAGGATTTCAACCTACATGAATTACAGAGTACCTAACTCAATTCACAAATGAAACTATAATAGCTTGGATTCACCAATATAAAACTGAAACCAAGATCCTAAAACCCAAGTTCTATATTTCAAAGACCGCAATTAAAAAATTACATGTTCATCATACTAAACTTGCACAGAATTCACAAAAGCAAAAGATTCAAATTAGCCTTGAAGTTAAATATAGGTACATTGATAAGAACTGTAAAAAAGACTACAAATAAAAAATTGTATCTACATCATACTAAACTTGCACACAATTTACAAATAGCATCTTTCATCTAAGCGAATGAAATCAAACTACATGAAATGCATAGTACAACACAGTAATGACAACCATAACTAATCTTGAATGAATTGATCAATAGTGAATTTTAAAAAATAGTACAGCTATAACTACAGCAAACACataattcaaaaattcaaaaaaataacatAAAAAATTTGCATGTTCATGATACTAAGCTTGCACACATTTTACAACAGCAACATAACTATTTAATAGAGAACAAAGATAAATATGTGCAAAGTATTTCAACCTACGCAAAATTTCAACTGTACTAACATGCAATCATCAATATCAACTGGAACCTAGTTCATAAAACCTAATTCGTACAATTCAAAGACTGTTATTAAAAAGTTGCATGTTCATGATACTAAACTTGTGCACAGTTCACAATAGCAACTTTCATATAAACCTTCATGATATATACAAAAAAAATCAAAGATTAAAATGCAGACTACCTCACTGTATGAGACATGAAAACATGCACACAGCGATACTTGCATGAGTTGATCATAGCACACAGGGACAACATGAAAAGGTACATAGGTTTCATATCAGCAATCAAGGAAAGCAATACCTAAGTAAACACATACACACATACTGATAAATAAAAAGAAGAGATAAATACAAGAAAATATAAAGACAACTCACCATCATTCTGAAGCAATCCTCGTCTACGACAACATCGAAAACTTCAGGGACTTCATCCGCTCGCAGAAATGGTACGCAAGGAGCACCTGGGCAACGACAAACAGGGCAAACCATGCCTACACAATAAAAAAGAAACACATGGTAAATAAAAGGATTTTTTATGTAATTACCCAACGGGGCATAAAACAAGTTGAGCAACCTACATTAACTATAAAAATATAAAAGCTTACAATCTAATTATATCTCAAAGAAATGAATTCCTAATGTAGATGGGTAACTTAGAAGAAGATAAATTACATAAAGAACCTCCATAATCTTGACTAAATCTGAACAAATTGCATCTCTATGTAACTAAACTTGCACAAATACCCCAAAAAAGCAAAAGTGTATCAACACCATGGACATATACCAAAAATTCAATACACCTAAAAACATCAACTGGACTCAATAGTGAACAGGCACACACTTAATATAACATAAAACATAAAAAACTGACTATCAAACATAAAACAGGCATAAAGTAAGTAGAATCAAACCTAAAAGGTTTATTAGAAAGCAGATGACCTAGAATCTGCATCAGAATAACAATATGCACAAAATTGATTTAATCTTTAGAGACATACAAGACTCACTGAATCAACCTGTTCAAACCCTAAAACCAAACAGTAAAAAAATCACTGCATATcaaacacaaaaaaacaagaaaatCCTACCCAAAACCAATATTGAAGCAAATCTGTACGCTACTAAACCCAATAGAATCAATTGCTAGAACCAAAAACAAAACCCTCAAACACAAATCTCACCTCTGCAACAGATAACACACACGAGTTGAATTAAAATATGAACATCAAAGCCTAAGTAAagcataaaaaacaaaaaaactaacagGACTCCTCTAACTAGTACAAGAAACAATACAATAATAAGATTCAATAAGGAATAATACCTGAAAAAGAGGAGATGGAGCAACGGCAATCCGTCAGCAACAAAACTCCCCCGATTGGTAAATCCCGCAAACACCATAGTGAACCATAGAGAAGCACCTTAGTAAGCACATACAAGAGAAAATGAGCAGATCTAGCAGAAACAAAAATCAAAAGAAGAAGTATTCGCAGAGGGAGCAGATCTAGCAGAAACAAAAATCATAAGAAGAAGTATTCGCAGAGGGAGCAGATCTAGCAAGAAACTCCACgaaccctaagcttggggaagaagaggagaagaCAGAGACCTAGAGAGACTGAGGcggagagggggagggggaagtGACTGACAGAAACCAAGGAAGAAGGGGATAAGACGAGAAGAACAGCGACGGTCTGCGTTCCATCAAAACGGGCCGACTGCTTAATGGGCGCGCATAGAACGGGCGCCCCGTGAGGAGCACGAGCCCAGCAGAAATCGATTTGACTGACCCAAGGTTAGTCGATACTACTTGGCCCAAATCTAAAACGGGAATAAACTGAAACAacacgcatcttatagcaccaTCCAACGGACAGGAAAACGACTGACGCAAAAGTGAAAACTCAGCTGACTGAAAAGTAGCTAAATTGTTTTCAATCATGTCATTACAGcgaacataaaaaataataaaaattatgttTAGATTTATAGACCACCTATCACCTAGGGATGATTACAAGCGTTGAAGCAAGCCGAAAGCGCGTCGCCATCATCGCCCCTCTCTCActggagtcgggcacaacttgttgtaataAACAGTCGGGTAGTCGCCGTGCTAAGGCCATATAGGACCAAcacaccagaacaacaacccccGCTGTTGAAGAGAAGCTTAGATCAAAAGGATCTAACatgaagacacatgaacaaagacgaACAAAGACCAGATCCGAGCAGATCGACCAAAGACAGCCACCGACTGAAAATTCCGTGAGGCCTGGCAGAGACAtgcctccacacgccctccgatgaTAGACACACCACCGGGACGGGgttaggcggggagaaccttattccatcttcaagaagccaCCACCTTTTCGTCTTCCTGAGCacgacacaaaccctaacaaaacttgaagaaaCGCCTAAAAATGGAGCCCTCACACCAGCAAGAGTCGGGATCCACCGCACACCTGTGGCCCGAAAGCCACAGGAGACGTGGCAGATCAGCGGCGTCGTCGTTGGGAGGCAAAAACTCTAGCCGCTTTTCCTTGGAGGAGGGACAAAAGGAGGGGAACGCTCGCTGAAAGACCCACACAGAAATATCAACCCATCTGGAGAAGGTTTATATTTTTTGGCAATTAAAGTGCAGCAATAAAAGAATTGTGGTACGAACTAGGGGTAGATGCTAGGGTTGTGCTAAAATATTTGAATAATTTGTGGGCTCACAAATATATGAAAATTTCACGTGCATAGTTTGAGATTCTATCTCCGTGTTCAAGATCAATAAGCAACATGGTGTCATAAAAACCTAATAAAAATAATtggtaaaataaattagttttgggTGTTTGACATTTTTGTCATGCATTTGAGAATATTGCATAGTGGTGCGATGGTATGATGACATTATTTTTTGTGCGGAAGAAAGGGCTGTTACATCGACAATTCATAGGCGTGGACGGGCTCGCCTGCTCACTGAATCGTGAGGCGTTGCTTCACTTCGGGATGCTGGACGCATCAGTTTTTCAGGGCGTGTACGGCGGTTTATATTTAATGCGTACTGTGGACGGAAGAGACGGTATGTGGCGACGGCCGTCGCAGAGCTAGTGACGGCGTTTTGGTTCTGTGTTTGGCTCGCATGGTCGTTGGTGCTGATCACATCTAGATCTGCGAAACAAAAGCATGTACTAGCATGGCACACAAGTGGCAGAATCTTCCAAATGACTTGCTAGACCGGGGAAAGTATCTAATGCTCCCAGACTTGGGGTGCTCCCGGTGCTTTAAATGTCCgaaaaacatttttaaaatgtttaaaaaattctgaaaaaaatgcaGCACATTGACGGAACATCGATGTCTCTTGTCACAAAATTttaaatcaaaattcaaaacattgctcgagatacaaaaatgacaaatttttgtacataacataagttgggcttTAGTTTTGGCCCATTATCATATcgatgtcaaatttgtcatttttgtatctcgagcaatgtttccaattttgatttgaatttttgtgaCAAGAAACATCAATGTTCTGTCAATGTGCtgcatttttttcagaattttttgaacattttaaaaaatgtttttcaCATCGGAGCACCGGGAGCACCCTAGGCCTGGGAGCACTAGATACTTTCCCTGCTAGACCGGACCTATGTTATGTATGAAGACCAACATGGAATAATGTTTTTCCCAAACCTCTTTGCTTTTTCTGAAAATAAATTAAAAAACCTTGATCCTTACAAGGCGTTGTTTTCTACAAAATCCGTATATGCCTGGCTAGACGTGAATCAAATTTGTTTTTCGCAACATGATTGTGGGGGCGGCAACTAGAATGAGTTCAACTTTTAAATAAACTATGAACATGAGCCATGACGAAATGACCAATTTTAATGTTTGAtgaactaagagcatctacagggGCGGTCACCAAATCCAGCCCCTCAATTCCTGTCATCCACATCTCTCATATCTGGTATCGGAGGTGGACGTTTGATCTATGGAGACATCTACACCGCATTTGTTTttttagtaattcaacaaaaaaatcaaaaaatctgaaaatattttcgaaataaacttgaccttccatTGTACTCGTAAGAAAAATTTCACAAAAAGAAAATCCCCTTTGACTTGTTTTAAAAAatacaattttttttatcaaaatagtgtgaatagtgacctatgaTAGCAAATAATCTTGTCCTTTTCGCAGTCGATGTTGGTTTTTTTTTCtgtgaaaatttatatactagtggAAAAGTAAGCCAAATTTATTCTAAAAATAGTTCTTACCTATTTTGACTTCTTGTTTAATTATTAAAAAATAATCCTCATATATGGTGTATCTACAACCAAAAACCAAAATATATTTCCGATCTGGTACCCTATATCCATGCTAAAACATGCAACACGAATAAAAGTACGTCAATCATCAAAGGGACATAGAAATGCACACTCCAACCACCGAAAATCACCAACGGGTCTCCAAATGGTCACCAAAGTTCACATATCCACATAGACGATGGCCAATTTTAAACTATATTACTTGAAACGAGAAATTAAAGACCGAGACGCACCAGTTCCTCACCGGCTCTTTGCCCTTCCGGTCACGGTGCTGCTCTGGCTGTCGATGTATGCATCAGTCGCCCAAGGGTCATTGTCGTTGGAGCTTGATCCGTCTTCGTTGTTGTCCGACAGGTCCATGTACACCCCGACTAGCCTCTGGAGCAAGCGCTCCTGCTCCTCAGGATGCCTCCTCGCCTTCGCTGGTAGTCTTTTGCCGGAGCTGCCGCACATCTGACTCGGTCATTATCAAGGAGCGGCCGAGGACAGACGCAATGAGCGCGTCCTCGGGACCAATTGGCGCGCGCGATAACCCGGCGCCTTGCCAACGTGTCGCTCGCCACCAACCTCTTCCTCATGTGTTGCCGCTCACGCAGTGTGATCCGTGCCTTTAACTCGGGTGTCCTCGACCGACCCGACACCGGCAAGGGCATGTTTGTTTTGTATGTAAACACTAGAAattcttttttttgcgagaaaaacaCTAGAAATTCAGACTAAGACATATGGAAGATTGGAAAATTCAGGGGGCTACTAACAGAAAAAAAAACTCTACAAGTACAATTCATAAAAAAGGCAAACGAATAAAATTAATGCatgaattatatatgtaaaatattaaaaaaaaagaaaaattcacCCATGGGTATTGTCAGCTTTCTGCAAGTCATATTTGACATGTGCGTACTTTTTTCTAAGCCGGCCCTGAAGGATCTCGATTTATTAAAAAAGGAGATATTTGCCTGGTTAATTAACAAAAAGTCGAGCAAAAACCGCCACAATACGCCCGCGAAAACAGGGCACATTTGGCCGACCTAGCAACCCACACAAGAACGCACACACGTTGTAAGGAAACATCGTCGTAGAGGTTGCCATCATCATCACTCCTTCACGACCTAACGTAGCCCTCACCCTAGACAAGCGCCAGCCATACCCACCGTCGACCCCACATATATCCCCTTCGACGAACCCTAGACCTCAGTCTGTCCAGTCCACTCCAATTTATCCGTCCACTCCTCTTCCCAATCTGATCCACGACGGATTACCGCAGTAGTGCCGGCTTCGGCGGCGATGAGAGTGGCATCGATGTCTTCGCTCTTCACATTGCATTGCGCCGCTCCCGGCTAGATCAGGGCGACAGCAGCTCGCGAAGCGACGTGTTGCCCCCCTCGCACGACGTTGCAATGCGAGAGACGTTGCCAGGCCCTCCCGTCCGGCGCTCAACACCAGCATGCCCGCACCGCTCCAATATAggtacgccccccccccccacacacacttctcATCCACCTCCGGAGGGCGTCCACAAGCACCATTGGGTGCTCGTGCCCTCACAGGTGTCAGGCCGATCGAGGACACCCGAGTTGGAGGCGCGGACCGCACTGCGTGAGCGTCAACACATGAGGAAGAGGTTGGTGGCGGGCGACACGTTGGCGAGGCACCGGGCTATCGCGCGTGTCGGTCGGTCCCAAGGACGCGCTCATTGCGTCTGTCCTCGGTCGCTCCTTGATAATGGCAGAGTCAGATGCGCGGCAGCTCGCGCAGAAGACTGCCAGCGAAGGCAAAGGCGAGGAGGCATCCCAAGGAGCAGGAGCGCTTGCTCCGGAGGCTAGTTGGGGTGCACATGGACCTGTCGGACGACGACAAAGATGGATCAAGGCCCAACGACGATGACCCTTCGGCGGCTGATGCATACACCAACGGCTAGAGCAGCACCGCGACCGGAAGGGCAAAGAGCCGGTGAGGAAGTGGTGCGTCCCAAAGTGAAGCAACACCTCACGATTCAGTGAGCGGACGAGCCCGTCCACGCCCATGTATTTTCGGTCCAGAAGGACCATCTTTCTTTGCAATATGCTCCTACAGTATAGCATCATACTACTGCACGAACTATACCAGTAACTGCATACAAAACTGTGTTAGCAACATAGCTTTAATATAGTATTACAGTATATGGTAGTTACAATTCCCAACTATTCTCTCCGTCCAaaaataagtgtcttaagcttagtacaactttgtgctaaagttagtacaaaattgagacacttattttaggacggaagGAGTATTAAATAAGACACAAAGGAGTGCAAAAGAAGGCACTTCTTCCGAATAACATAAGCATCCAACAATGGTTGCAAAAACTGAACCAAAACACTGCTATACTCCATATATGATCACAAAACCGAATAAAGCATCGGGACTGGATGGGTTTTcagctgaattctataagaaatgttggcatattattaaggatgatcttatgcatgcctatgtttcatgatttctTTAGCGGTCATCTTGAACTGTTTCATCTTAACTTTGGCCtgattactgaaggaaatatgccctagaggcaataataaagttgttatttatatttccttatatcatgctagaattgtattaaccggaaacttattacatgtgtgaatacatagacaaacatagtgtcactagtttgcctctacttgactagctcgttgaattaatgatggttatgtttcctgacgatagacatgagttgtcatttgattaacaggatcacattattagagaatgatgtgattgacttgacccatctgttagcttagcatgaggatcatttagtttgttgctattgctttctccataactatacatgttcctatgactatgagatcctgcaactcccaaataccggagaaacacttgtgtgctaccaaacgtcacaacgtaaaagggtgattataaaggtgatctacaggtgtctccgatggtgtttgttgagttggcatgtatcaagattagaatttgtcactctgattgtcggagaggtatctctaggccctctcggtaatgtacatcactataagccttgcaagcaatgtagctaatgagttagttacgggatgtagaaTTACGAAACAAgtaagagacttggcggtaacgagattgaactaggtattgagataccgacgattgaatctcgggcaagtaacataccgatgacaaagggaacaacgtatatcgttatgcggtttgaccgataaagatcttcgtagaatatgtaggaaccaatatgagcatccaggttccgatattggttattgactggagacatgtctcgatcatgtctacatagttctcgaacccgtagggtccgcatgcttaacgttcggtgatggtcggtattatgagtttatgtgttttgatgtaccaaaggtagttcggagtcccggatttgatcaaggacatgacgaggagtctcgaaatggtcgagacgtaaagatcgatatattggaagcctatgtttggacatctgaatggttccgggtgaaatcgagagtataccggagcaccgggaggttaccggaaccccccgggatgtatatgggccttattgggccttagtggaagagagggaaaagaagcaaaggagggggcgccccccccaagcccactCCGAATTgggagccccccctttccttccttcttcctcctccttccttctctcctagaaccaacaaagggaaggggggaatcctactcccggtgggagtaggactcccttggggcacacctagagaggccggccccctccccctcctccactcctttatatacgggggagggggcaccccatggacacacaagttgatcattgatctttagccgtgtgcggtgcccccctccaccataatccacctcggtaatatcatagcggtgcttaggcgaagccttgttccGCTAGAAAAATCATCACCACCATCATGTCGTGCCGACGAA
Proteins encoded in this window:
- the LOC123094363 gene encoding uncharacterized protein — encoded protein: MGHRGANAGSGRARANGSERASAWQPRSAGRGARGCGDAGQDAPRAAMRAGGRGAGRGWRKMQVRRDGGHGMQRASTRAFPSFCPSSKEKRLEFLPPNDDAADLPRLLWLSGHSQIDFCWARAPHGAPVLCAPIKQSARFDGTQTVAVLLVLSPSSLVSVSHFPLPLSASVSLGLCLLLFFPKLRVLLYGSLWCLRDLPIGGVLLLTDCRCSISSFSGMVCPVCRCPGAPCVPFLRADEVPEVFDVVVDEDCFRMMANT